A part of Helicobacter fennelliae genomic DNA contains:
- a CDS encoding glycosyltransferase family 4 protein — protein MNSILVLLYIGVFAICLLSLFAVIYASKKYHLFIDSNLSSKPQRFHSTPTARAGGLGIMLGSIFGITAILGLDMYWWFFMVGGFVIFLSGFAEDCGYTLSPKLRLILQCIGVCIALVGMDIWIKSLGLGFEFSYVIGLIFSVFAVVGVCNAINIIDGFNGLSGGIVLIVCLSLLVVSFQADILEIFYLTLIFGCATLGFLVLNFPRGRIFLGDGGAYFLGFAFGVIFIILTQTNNSIVSPWYGFCVMVYPIWEVLFSIGRKKLSNKQAMQPDGLHLHMLLYKKLRNNPLTSLIIVCANIPFVALATLFYPNTFVLIITSLVFIVVYSLIYFRLLR, from the coding sequence ATGAATAGTATCTTGGTTTTGCTGTATATAGGCGTTTTTGCTATATGTTTGCTAAGTCTTTTTGCTGTGATATATGCGAGCAAAAAGTATCACCTCTTTATTGATTCTAATCTCTCTTCAAAGCCACAACGATTTCACTCTACACCCACTGCTAGAGCCGGAGGGCTTGGGATAATGCTAGGAAGTATATTTGGGATCACAGCGATTTTGGGGCTTGATATGTATTGGTGGTTTTTTATGGTTGGGGGGTTTGTGATTTTTCTTAGCGGGTTTGCAGAAGATTGTGGCTATACACTAAGCCCCAAATTAAGACTTATATTGCAGTGTATCGGCGTGTGTATCGCACTAGTTGGTATGGATATTTGGATAAAGAGTTTGGGACTTGGGTTTGAGTTTAGCTATGTCATTGGGCTTATTTTTAGTGTGTTTGCAGTCGTAGGTGTGTGTAATGCGATAAACATCATTGATGGCTTCAATGGCTTAAGTGGCGGGATAGTGCTTATTGTATGTCTTTCGCTTCTTGTCGTTTCATTTCAAGCGGATATCTTAGAGATTTTTTATCTTACACTTATTTTTGGCTGTGCGACTTTGGGATTTTTGGTGCTTAATTTTCCTCGCGGAAGGATATTTTTGGGTGATGGCGGGGCGTATTTTTTGGGATTTGCATTCGGGGTTATATTTATCATTCTCACACAGACAAATAACTCAATCGTAAGCCCTTGGTATGGATTCTGCGTTATGGTGTATCCGATTTGGGAAGTGTTGTTTTCAATCGGACGCAAAAAATTATCCAATAAGCAAGCAATGCAACCTGATGGTTTGCATTTGCATATGCTTTTATACAAAAAACTCCGTAATAACCCGCTCACTTCGCTTATCATCGTTTGCGCAAATATACCCTTTGTCGCTTTGGCGACACTTTTTTATCCAAACACTTTCGTGCTTATCATCACTTCGCTTGTGTTTATTGTGGTGTATAGTTTGATTTATTTCCGACTTTTGAGATAG
- the hypD gene encoding hydrogenase formation protein HypD, translating into MKQPNTNLSNNLSTNLLLNGFRNKDVILALSKQIHTASKHLAAPLKIMEVCGGHTHTLMRYGLLPLLPPNVEFIHGPGCPVCIMPKARINQAFDIAMQKDVILITLGDMLKVPGSKGSLQNARSLGADVRFVYSPMQILEIAKQNPDKKIVYFAIGFETTTPMSAAILKHCIDQNIKNVFFHINHVLVPPPLEAILSSKDCQINALIAPSHVSVIAGAKIYQPILQKYTIPIVVSGFEPVDMMQSILMIINQAIHNDPKLEIQYSRVVSFEGNTKAQEIVERFFEPSNSFEWRGLGEIPRSSLRLRDEFSAYDAQKVFANVLSQESVSDNKACRCGDILRGICKPFDCKVFGKSCTPERPLGSCMVSSEGACAAYYKYGFSFAPPNSSATS; encoded by the coding sequence ATGAAACAACCAAATACTAATCTTAGCAACAACCTTAGCACCAATCTTTTACTCAATGGATTCCGCAACAAAGATGTAATCCTAGCACTCTCAAAGCAAATACACACTGCCTCAAAGCATTTAGCAGCCCCGCTTAAAATCATGGAGGTATGCGGAGGGCATACGCATACGCTTATGCGCTATGGGCTTTTGCCTTTGCTTCCGCCAAATGTCGAATTTATCCATGGACCGGGCTGTCCTGTGTGTATCATGCCAAAAGCTAGAATCAACCAAGCCTTTGACATTGCGATGCAAAAAGATGTGATTTTGATTACTTTAGGCGATATGCTCAAAGTCCCCGGAAGCAAAGGAAGCTTGCAAAATGCGCGATCACTTGGTGCTGATGTGCGGTTTGTGTATTCGCCAATGCAGATTCTAGAAATCGCCAAGCAGAATCCAGACAAAAAAATCGTGTATTTTGCGATAGGATTTGAGACGACTACGCCAATGAGTGCGGCAATCCTTAAGCATTGTATAGATCAAAACATCAAAAATGTGTTTTTTCATATCAATCATGTGCTTGTCCCGCCACCACTTGAAGCGATTCTATCAAGCAAAGACTGCCAGATAAACGCCCTTATCGCGCCCTCCCATGTGAGCGTGATCGCAGGCGCGAAAATCTATCAGCCAATTTTGCAAAAATATACCATTCCTATCGTTGTGTCCGGGTTTGAGCCTGTGGATATGATGCAAAGTATTTTGATGATTATAAATCAAGCGATCCACAATGACCCCAAGCTTGAAATCCAATATTCACGCGTGGTGAGCTTTGAGGGCAATACAAAAGCCCAAGAGATTGTAGAGCGATTTTTTGAGCCAAGCAATAGTTTTGAGTGGCGAGGATTAGGCGAGATACCGCGCTCTTCGTTACGTTTGAGAGATGAATTTAGTGCCTATGATGCGCAAAAAGTCTTTGCCAATGTATTAAGCCAAGAGAGTGTCAGCGATAATAAAGCCTGTCGCTGCGGCGATATTTTGCGCGGTATTTGTAAGCCATTTGACTGCAAAGTCTTTGGCAAATCCTGCACGCCCGAGCGTCCATTAGGAAGCTGTATGGTAAGCTCAGAAGGTGCTTGTGCGGCGTATTATAAATATGGATTCTCGTTTGCTCCACCTAACTCAAGCGCGACATCATAA
- a CDS encoding DUF2147 domain-containing protein, with amino-acid sequence MIRALVLSGICGVLALFAEGLNGYYITHIGDSGRQSIVEFFEKNGKFYAYGFANVDGSGPKKDINNQNPALRERFDKGAVFVYGLKQTKADVFSGGEVYNYDDGKTYSLKITKEKNGNLTLRASIDKMGMMGKTLEWIPLTQEQINHYLPEKPDFNVVLESLKNDIPKEFQ; translated from the coding sequence ATGATACGAGCATTAGTATTAAGCGGAATCTGTGGCGTTTTGGCATTATTTGCTGAAGGACTCAATGGCTATTATATCACACATATCGGTGATAGCGGGCGTCAAAGCATTGTTGAGTTTTTTGAAAAAAATGGAAAATTTTATGCGTATGGGTTCGCTAATGTCGATGGAAGCGGTCCCAAAAAAGACATAAACAACCAGAATCCAGCATTAAGAGAGCGGTTTGACAAAGGCGCGGTATTTGTATATGGACTCAAACAAACCAAAGCAGATGTCTTTAGTGGCGGTGAAGTGTATAACTATGATGATGGCAAAACCTACAGTCTCAAAATCACAAAAGAAAAAAACGGCAACCTTACCTTGCGTGCAAGTATCGACAAAATGGGAATGATGGGCAAAACGCTTGAGTGGATTCCGCTTACACAAGAGCAAATCAATCACTATCTACCAGAGAAGCCGGATTTTAATGTCGTGCTAGAATCATTAAAAAACGACATTCCAAAAGAATTCCAATAA
- a CDS encoding HypC/HybG/HupF family hydrogenase formation chaperone, with protein MCLAIPSKVISIDKDKNTAIIETLGVCREASLDLMQEEVAVGEYVLLHIGYIMSKIDTQSALESIALYEQIVEDMEDEYIDEEYK; from the coding sequence ATGTGTTTGGCTATTCCGTCAAAAGTTATCAGCATAGACAAAGACAAAAATACCGCGATAATTGAGACTTTGGGCGTGTGTCGAGAAGCTAGCCTTGATCTTATGCAAGAAGAGGTGGCAGTTGGCGAATATGTGCTCCTGCATATCGGATATATTATGAGCAAAATCGATACGCAATCAGCCCTAGAATCTATCGCGTTATATGAGCAAATCGTAGAAGATATGGAAGATGAATACATAGATGAGGAGTATAAATGA
- a CDS encoding AEC family transporter: MLVAIYSVFVFIFLGYFAKVMRMLGNRQGNILLGFLLNFSLPAAIFNGVYHSEITLSLMRTFLGAFSCSLIGGVLIFLISFYLCKYQKSLAVTMAFLVMLHNTLFLGVPIVGGALGEDVAHKAILFDQFCTSIPLAILTPLLMSFSGKGAFTIQAVSMRLFRNPLFLAMITGFVLKSLPFRIPDELFAPIKALAICATPVALFAIGVQLSFADVKLEWKNSLFVLAFGMGVVPVLYLSSLLILAHGFGKIIDIDSQMVLIEIAMPPLISSTAIILRAGLNHKLAISTIVIGIFLCGVTTPLWMALSRL; the protein is encoded by the coding sequence GTGCTTGTAGCGATTTATAGTGTTTTTGTGTTTATATTTTTGGGGTATTTTGCCAAAGTCATGAGAATGCTAGGCAATAGACAAGGCAATATTTTGCTTGGCTTTTTGCTAAATTTCTCACTGCCAGCAGCTATTTTTAATGGCGTATATCATTCAGAGATCACACTCTCGCTCATGCGCACATTTTTGGGTGCGTTTAGCTGTTCGCTTATTGGCGGGGTGTTGATTTTTCTAATCTCTTTTTATCTATGCAAATACCAAAAATCCCTTGCTGTAACAATGGCGTTTTTGGTTATGCTTCATAATACTTTGTTTTTGGGCGTGCCAATTGTTGGTGGTGCATTAGGAGAGGACGTCGCACACAAGGCTATTTTGTTTGATCAATTCTGCACTTCTATTCCGCTTGCAATCCTTACGCCACTTTTGATGAGCTTTTCGGGCAAGGGGGCTTTTACTATCCAAGCTGTGAGTATGAGGCTTTTTAGAAATCCATTATTTCTAGCGATGATTACAGGCTTTGTCCTCAAATCACTTCCATTTAGGATTCCAGATGAGCTTTTTGCGCCTATCAAGGCTTTGGCTATTTGTGCGACTCCTGTTGCGTTATTTGCCATTGGCGTGCAGTTAAGCTTTGCTGATGTGAAGCTTGAGTGGAAAAACTCGCTTTTTGTGCTTGCGTTTGGAATGGGCGTTGTGCCAGTGCTATATCTTAGCTCGCTATTGATTCTTGCGCATGGCTTTGGAAAAATCATAGATATAGATTCTCAAATGGTTTTAATCGAAATTGCTATGCCGCCGCTTATCAGCTCCACAGCGATTATTTTGCGTGCTGGGCTTAATCACAAGCTTGCGATTTCTACGATTGTGATAGGGATTTTTCTCTGTGGAGTTACCACGCCTCTTTGGATGGCTCTGAGTCGTTTATAA